From one Bacillus sp. FJAT-42376 genomic stretch:
- a CDS encoding DUF2306 domain-containing protein, producing MFSGILMIHIAAGFICLVTGLGAMLSPKRNGKHSWFGEVYHGSFVVIFLSSITMAVLHWEESAYLFYIGFFSYSFAVIGYAAVKKKWKNWLRYHISGMLGSYIAVITAVLVVNAPKIAFLQSIPALWIWFIPTIIGSPLIALTNVKYRTKKPSAAG from the coding sequence ATGTTTTCTGGAATTTTAATGATTCATATCGCAGCTGGATTCATCTGTTTGGTAACCGGCCTCGGTGCCATGCTGTCGCCGAAAAGAAACGGAAAGCACAGCTGGTTTGGTGAGGTGTACCACGGATCGTTCGTGGTGATTTTTCTAAGCTCCATAACGATGGCAGTCCTGCACTGGGAGGAAAGTGCGTACTTGTTTTACATCGGATTCTTTTCCTATTCCTTTGCCGTCATCGGGTACGCGGCGGTGAAAAAGAAATGGAAAAACTGGCTGCGATACCATATCAGCGGGATGCTCGGATCCTACATCGCAGTCATAACGGCAGTTTTAGTCGTGAACGCACCGAAAATCGCATTCCTTCAGTCCATTCCGGCTCTTTGGATCTGGTTTATCCCGACGATAATCGGCAGTCCGCTTATTGCCCTCACAAATGTTAAATACCGCACGAAGAAACCGTCAGCGGCCGGCTGA
- a CDS encoding DUF5412 domain-containing protein, which translates to MIWREKGLKKITIVLFLLVGLISCGVYWAFFDMSRLPKGELIEEAQSPDGTYTLKAYVSDGGATTSYAVRGELNFNKGNRKPKNIYWNYREETASMKWIDSDTVQINGRILNVPYETYDFRND; encoded by the coding sequence ATGATCTGGAGGGAAAAAGGGTTGAAGAAGATTACGATTGTTTTATTCCTGCTAGTCGGGCTTATTAGCTGCGGAGTTTACTGGGCTTTTTTTGATATGAGCCGTTTGCCAAAAGGAGAGCTGATTGAAGAGGCACAGTCACCCGATGGCACCTATACACTTAAAGCATATGTATCAGACGGGGGAGCGACCACAAGCTATGCCGTACGCGGAGAACTGAATTTTAACAAAGGGAATCGAAAGCCTAAAAATATTTACTGGAATTACCGGGAAGAAACCGCAAGCATGAAATGGATCGACAGCGATACAGTCCAAATCAACGGCCGAATTCTCAATGTACCATATGAGACCTATGATTTTAGAAATGACTGA
- a CDS encoding suppressor of fused domain protein: protein MKLEEYRRKAAEAEDWAPGWLAVDEVFDTLYPNQEPAHFATDLHKRAILGGDQYLDGYSIYQSPNGYKHILTYGMTELYANEEAFGGEYSRWGYEMTIKLYEESSEECMWAIDLLSNLARYTFTQKRYFEPFQYIGGNVTSIHIGEESAITGLLVVPDTEAGGVDSVHGRVDFLQLTGITQRELDVLIEDRSQAESLMERMKKDNPHLVTDMKRTQSYL from the coding sequence ATGAAATTAGAGGAGTATAGAAGAAAAGCAGCGGAGGCAGAGGATTGGGCTCCGGGCTGGTTAGCCGTTGATGAGGTGTTCGACACCCTTTATCCGAACCAGGAACCGGCACATTTTGCGACAGATCTTCATAAACGGGCCATTCTCGGCGGGGACCAATATTTGGATGGCTATAGCATCTATCAATCTCCAAACGGCTACAAGCATATATTGACCTACGGGATGACAGAGCTTTACGCAAATGAAGAAGCGTTCGGAGGCGAATACAGCCGCTGGGGGTATGAAATGACCATCAAGCTGTACGAAGAGTCGAGCGAAGAATGCATGTGGGCAATTGATCTGCTCTCCAACCTTGCCCGCTATACCTTTACTCAAAAAAGATACTTTGAACCTTTTCAGTATATCGGAGGGAACGTGACCTCCATCCATATTGGGGAAGAATCAGCCATAACGGGCCTTCTCGTCGTTCCTGATACGGAAGCAGGAGGGGTAGACTCGGTCCACGGCCGGGTGGATTTTCTCCAACTGACAGGAATTACGCAAAGAGAATTGGACGTGCTGATCGAAGACCGCTCACAAGCGGAAAGCCTGATGGAGAGGATGAAAAAAGACAATCCTCATTTAGTGACAGACATGAAACGGACCCAGTCTTATTTGTGA
- a CDS encoding NUDIX domain-containing protein produces the protein MNAAERTVAAVKGVIVNEGKILMVQRSAQDETGAGSWECPGGKIDFGEELEAALVREIREETGITVQVENILYASSFQTDPSRQVVLLTYLCRTQEQDVTLSPEHAHYLWASKEQAKRKMPAAILEDFEKHGVFELREWENE, from the coding sequence ATGAATGCAGCAGAAAGAACGGTCGCAGCCGTAAAAGGAGTCATCGTAAACGAAGGGAAGATCCTGATGGTTCAGCGTTCTGCACAGGATGAAACCGGTGCAGGCAGCTGGGAATGTCCAGGGGGCAAGATAGATTTCGGTGAAGAATTAGAAGCGGCACTTGTAAGGGAGATCAGGGAGGAAACCGGAATAACGGTTCAAGTAGAGAACATCCTCTACGCATCCTCCTTCCAAACCGATCCATCCAGACAAGTCGTCCTCCTTACATACCTGTGCCGTACGCAGGAACAGGACGTCACCCTTTCTCCGGAGCATGCTCATTACTTATGGGCATCAAAGGAACAGGCGAAGCGTAAAATGCCCGCTGCCATCTTAGAGGATTTTGAAAAGCACGGGGTTTTTGAATTAAGAGAATGGGAGAATGAATGA
- a CDS encoding gamma-glutamyl-gamma-aminobutyrate hydrolase family protein: MMGRKPIIGITGSQKEVNGIDHSFVHAKYPEAVLRAGGIPVILPLGNEEAAKAWVDTIDGLLLSGGEDVDPQSYGANPHPELGKVILERDETEIALVKEAEKQRTPIFAICRGIASLNVALGGTLTQDIHSQLKDGIKHHQEGSRINATHECVVEEGSRLHSILGETRVSINSMHHQALDKVAANLKVTAKAPDGVIEAVEGTDSDWSLLAVQWHPEEMAVKYESMQRLFHAFVEECSAKEKV; the protein is encoded by the coding sequence ATGATGGGACGCAAACCGATTATAGGAATTACAGGATCACAGAAAGAAGTGAACGGCATTGATCATTCCTTCGTGCATGCCAAATATCCGGAAGCGGTCTTGAGAGCGGGCGGCATTCCGGTTATTCTGCCGCTTGGAAATGAAGAAGCGGCAAAGGCCTGGGTGGATACGATTGATGGATTGCTGTTAAGCGGTGGAGAGGATGTCGATCCCCAATCATATGGAGCGAACCCGCATCCTGAGCTCGGCAAAGTGATTTTGGAACGGGATGAAACAGAAATTGCCCTCGTGAAGGAAGCGGAAAAGCAGCGGACGCCGATTTTCGCCATCTGCCGCGGAATCGCTTCGTTAAATGTGGCTCTCGGAGGCACGCTTACCCAGGACATTCACAGTCAGCTCAAAGACGGGATCAAACATCATCAGGAAGGCTCCCGCATTAACGCTACCCATGAGTGTGTGGTGGAAGAGGGAAGCCGGCTGCACAGCATTCTTGGGGAAACAAGGGTGAGCATCAACAGTATGCATCACCAGGCACTCGACAAAGTCGCCGCTAACCTGAAAGTGACAGCCAAAGCACCGGACGGCGTCATCGAAGCGGTAGAAGGCACAGACTCAGACTGGTCGCTCCTGGCCGTTCAGTGGCACCCGGAAGAAATGGCCGTGAAATACGAAAGCATGCAGCGGCTGTTTCATGCGTTTGTGGAAGAGTGCTCGGCGAAAGAAAAGGTGTAA
- a CDS encoding TetR/AcrR family transcriptional regulator, whose amino-acid sequence MTKTDLRIIRTRKMIKDAFIQLVMEKGFDAMTIHDITEHAMINRGTFYLHYQDKFDLMEKLTEDILGDVIGNINPSMHLMDGKLHTGNLKVSIASVFEAVSSHTNFFQAMLGGKGSQDFSHKMLGIIKGRFDSEYSKSGLKEENMLLPRELILTFIASACHGMIIWWLQNGMMYSPGYMANSIVTLMTNGPARSFGVEIL is encoded by the coding sequence ATGACGAAAACAGATCTGCGGATCATCCGCACCCGGAAAATGATCAAAGACGCTTTTATCCAGCTTGTGATGGAAAAAGGGTTCGATGCCATGACCATCCATGATATTACTGAACATGCGATGATCAACCGCGGGACGTTTTATCTGCATTATCAGGATAAATTTGATTTGATGGAGAAGCTGACAGAAGACATACTCGGGGATGTAATCGGCAATATCAATCCGTCCATGCATTTGATGGACGGAAAGCTGCATACCGGCAATTTAAAGGTTTCGATCGCCTCCGTTTTTGAGGCCGTCTCCAGCCACACTAATTTTTTCCAGGCGATGCTTGGAGGAAAAGGCAGTCAGGATTTCTCGCATAAAATGCTGGGGATTATTAAAGGCCGCTTCGATTCCGAATATTCCAAGTCCGGATTAAAGGAAGAGAACATGCTTTTGCCACGAGAGCTTATCCTGACCTTTATTGCATCGGCCTGTCACGGTATGATCATCTGGTGGCTGCAAAACGGGATGATGTATTCACCGGGGTATATGGCAAACAGCATCGTCACACTCATGACCAATGGGCCGGCCCGCAGCTTTGGGGTGGAGATTCTTTAG